The proteins below are encoded in one region of Bacteroides uniformis:
- a CDS encoding putative toxin-antitoxin system toxin component, PIN family → MNRIVLDTNSLIQCISPKSRYRKIWDCFLDGTNQLCVSDEILNEYEEILERLAGVEIAKLVIDVILNNPYTLFFTPYYNFNLIKSDPDDNKFVDCAIVANAKFIVTEDHHFHILKQYNFPKVSFIGLDDFCHSL, encoded by the coding sequence ATGAATAGAATTGTATTAGATACAAATAGCTTGATACAGTGCATTTCTCCCAAAAGCAGGTACCGTAAGATTTGGGATTGCTTTTTGGATGGAACGAATCAGTTATGCGTTTCTGATGAAATTCTTAATGAATATGAGGAAATATTAGAACGTTTGGCAGGTGTGGAAATAGCTAAGCTGGTGATTGATGTCATTCTCAATAATCCTTATACTTTGTTCTTTACTCCTTATTATAACTTCAATCTGATAAAATCAGATCCGGATGATAATAAGTTTGTGGACTGTGCAATTGTGGCTAATGCCAAGTTTATTGTTACGGAAGATCATCATTTTCATATATTGAAGCAATATAATTTCCCAAAAGTAAGTTTTATAGGTTTGGATGATTTCTGTCATTCACTATGA
- a CDS encoding polysaccharide biosynthesis protein, with amino-acid sequence MSIFKDKILLITGGTGSFGNAVLRRFLDSDIKEIRIFSRDEKKQDDMRHHLQNPKVKFYIGNVRDRQSVDGAMMGVDYVFSAAALKQVPSCEFFPLQAVQTNVIGTDNVLESAIAHGVKNVVVLSTDKAAYPINAMGISKAMMEKVAIAKGRALGEEAGTTICCTRYGNVMASRGSVIPLWVEQIKNGRPITVTDPNMTRFMMTLDDAVDLVIYAFEHGHNGDLFVQKAPAATLDVLAQALKETYAQVDPKYGETEVKTIGTRHGEKLYETLVTREEMAKAVDMGDYYRIPCDTRDLNYDKFFTEGNEDIARIEDYHSHNTARLDVEGMKKLLLKLRFIREDLGMEEKAKSAEIKSE; translated from the coding sequence ATGTCTATATTCAAAGACAAAATTTTATTAATCACTGGCGGTACCGGTTCCTTCGGTAACGCCGTATTGCGTCGTTTCCTCGATTCAGATATCAAGGAAATTCGCATCTTTAGCCGTGACGAGAAAAAGCAGGATGACATGCGTCATCACCTGCAGAATCCGAAAGTGAAATTTTACATTGGTAATGTCCGTGACCGCCAGTCTGTGGACGGTGCCATGATGGGAGTGGATTATGTGTTTTCCGCCGCCGCCTTGAAGCAGGTTCCCAGTTGCGAGTTCTTTCCGTTGCAGGCTGTGCAGACCAATGTGATCGGTACCGACAATGTACTGGAATCCGCCATAGCGCATGGTGTAAAGAATGTAGTAGTGCTTTCTACCGACAAGGCTGCCTATCCCATCAATGCCATGGGCATCAGCAAGGCCATGATGGAGAAGGTTGCCATAGCCAAGGGCCGTGCGTTGGGTGAGGAAGCCGGCACAACCATCTGCTGTACCCGTTACGGCAATGTGATGGCAAGCCGCGGTTCTGTAATTCCCTTGTGGGTGGAGCAGATAAAGAACGGCAGGCCCATTACGGTAACGGATCCTAACATGACCCGCTTCATGATGACGCTGGACGATGCCGTGGATCTGGTAATCTATGCGTTTGAGCACGGACATAACGGTGACCTGTTCGTGCAGAAGGCTCCTGCCGCCACCTTGGATGTACTGGCGCAGGCCTTGAAGGAAACATACGCGCAGGTTGATCCGAAATACGGTGAGACGGAGGTGAAGACCATCGGCACGCGCCACGGCGAGAAACTGTATGAGACACTGGTAACCCGCGAAGAGATGGCAAAGGCTGTCGACATGGGCGACTACTACCGCATCCCCTGCGACACCCGTGATCTGAACTATGACAAGTTCTTCACGGAAGGCAATGAGGATATTGCCCGTATAGAGGACTATCACAGCCATAACACTGCCCGCCTGGATGTGGAGGGCATGAAAAAGCTTCTTTTGAAACTCCGCTTCATCCGCGAAGACCTCGGAATGGAGGAAAAGGCGAAGAGCGCGGAAATCAAGAGTGAATAA
- a CDS encoding glycosyltransferase: MKVLYLGCFCEPTISTFIKECTKGVITVSATTFQKALLAGCNECGIRPDYIVNVPDIGSFPFRCNNLFFSKSKFEYASIKGVNASFFNVTYLKKCSIYHTIMREAKLWLNKNREEKVTILVYSLIYPYLKAAIDLKKMYPNVQICCIVLDLPEYFGDSTSLLYRFLGNLETKRIYSLVPSVDSFVLLTKYMREKLNVGLRPSLLLEGIYNPVCIVPQKKRKKTILYTGKLDIRFGIRDLIKAFNDIDDSEFVLWICGFGLDRIFVEEAAKKDKRIIYWGVVEQKHVFEMQQQATLLVNPRKGHEEYTKYSFPSKTMEYMASGTPTIMYKLPGLPIEYEEYLVLLPDNSQETLTAILKQWGSKTQAELYEFGEKAKRFILENKNSEIQASRLMNFIKHS, encoded by the coding sequence ATGAAAGTTCTTTATTTAGGTTGCTTTTGTGAACCTACAATTTCTACATTTATAAAAGAATGTACAAAAGGGGTTATTACAGTAAGCGCAACTACATTTCAGAAAGCTCTTTTAGCGGGATGTAACGAGTGTGGTATAAGACCTGATTATATAGTGAATGTACCTGATATTGGTAGTTTCCCATTTCGTTGTAACAATTTGTTTTTTTCAAAATCTAAGTTTGAATATGCTTCAATAAAAGGGGTAAATGCATCTTTTTTTAATGTCACATATTTAAAAAAATGCAGTATATATCATACCATTATGAGAGAAGCCAAATTGTGGCTTAATAAAAATAGGGAGGAAAAAGTAACAATTTTAGTTTATTCTTTGATTTATCCTTATTTGAAAGCTGCTATTGATTTGAAAAAAATGTACCCAAATGTTCAAATTTGTTGTATCGTATTGGATTTGCCTGAATATTTTGGAGATAGCACTTCTTTATTGTACCGTTTTTTAGGTAATTTGGAAACTAAACGAATATATTCATTAGTACCCTCTGTTGATTCCTTTGTTCTTCTTACCAAGTATATGAGAGAAAAACTTAATGTTGGTTTACGTCCCAGCTTACTCTTAGAAGGAATATATAATCCAGTATGTATAGTTCCTCAGAAAAAGCGGAAAAAAACTATTTTATATACAGGCAAGCTAGACATTCGTTTCGGGATTAGAGATTTAATCAAAGCTTTTAACGATATTGATGATTCAGAATTTGTTTTGTGGATATGTGGATTTGGACTTGATAGAATCTTTGTTGAAGAAGCTGCAAAAAAAGATAAGAGAATAATATATTGGGGAGTTGTAGAACAGAAGCATGTTTTTGAAATGCAACAACAAGCTACATTGTTAGTTAACCCTCGTAAAGGGCATGAAGAATATACCAAATATTCATTTCCATCAAAAACAATGGAGTATATGGCTTCGGGTACTCCAACTATAATGTATAAACTTCCAGGATTACCTATAGAATATGAAGAATACCTTGTTCTATTACCAGATAATTCACAAGAAACATTGACTGCTATTTTAAAACAATGGGGAAGTAAAACACAAGCAGAACTATATGAGTTTGGAGAGAAGGCGAAACGGTTTATATTAGAGAATAAAAATTCTGAGATTCAGGCCAGTCGACTAATGAATTTTATAAAACATAGCTAA
- a CDS encoding capsular polysaccharide biosynthesis protein CapF: protein MKILVTGSRGFVGRNLVSQLHNIRDGKARNYGIAGEELTIYEYDMDSDPAELDVYCRQADFVFNLAGVNRPQDASEFMKGNFGFTSTLLDTLKKHGNTSPVMISSSTQAALDNPYGESKRAGEQLLFEYSRETGAKVLVYRFPNVFGKWCRPNYNSAVATFCNNIAHDQPIRVNDPSVVMHLVYIDDVVDELISALSGMEHRNGDYCEVPVVHTITLGGIVELIRSFRQMPGTLSVPDLSDAFTKKLYSTYLSYLPEERFSYPLKMNVDDRGSFTEIIRTSDRGQFSVNISKPGVTKGQHWHHTKNEKFVVVSGHGLIQLRKIGTEEVVSFEVSGGRMEVVEMIPGYTHNIVNLSETEDLVTFMWCNECFDPARPDTYSEKV from the coding sequence ATGAAAATCTTAGTGACCGGCTCCCGAGGGTTTGTCGGCCGGAACCTTGTATCCCAGCTGCACAACATCCGTGACGGGAAAGCCCGTAATTACGGCATTGCAGGTGAGGAACTTACTATTTACGAGTATGACATGGACAGTGACCCTGCCGAACTGGATGTCTATTGCAGACAAGCTGACTTTGTCTTCAATCTGGCAGGCGTGAACCGTCCCCAGGATGCGTCTGAGTTTATGAAAGGGAACTTCGGCTTCACCTCCACGCTGCTTGATACATTGAAGAAGCACGGCAATACCAGTCCGGTAATGATTTCCTCTTCCACGCAGGCCGCACTCGACAACCCTTACGGTGAATCGAAACGGGCAGGGGAGCAACTGTTGTTCGAGTACTCCAGGGAAACGGGAGCAAAGGTACTGGTGTACCGCTTCCCGAATGTTTTCGGCAAATGGTGCCGCCCCAACTATAACAGCGCGGTGGCCACTTTCTGCAACAACATCGCCCATGACCAGCCCATCCGGGTGAACGACCCTTCGGTGGTGATGCACCTGGTTTACATAGACGATGTGGTGGACGAGCTTATCTCTGCCCTGAGCGGCATGGAACACCGCAACGGGGATTATTGCGAAGTACCCGTAGTACATACCATTACCTTGGGCGGCATTGTGGAACTGATAAGGTCTTTCAGGCAAATGCCCGGTACCTTGTCCGTCCCGGATTTGAGCGATGCCTTTACAAAGAAACTCTATTCCACATACCTCTCATACCTGCCTGAAGAACGGTTCAGCTATCCCCTGAAGATGAATGTGGACGACCGCGGCAGTTTTACGGAGATTATCCGTACTTCCGACCGCGGGCAGTTCTCGGTGAACATCTCCAAGCCGGGCGTTACGAAAGGCCAGCACTGGCACCATACCAAGAACGAGAAGTTTGTGGTGGTGAGCGGACACGGTCTGATACAGCTCCGCAAGATAGGTACGGAGGAGGTTGTCAGCTTCGAGGTAAGCGGCGGGAGGATGGAGGTCGTGGAGATGATTCCCGGCTATACGCACAATATCGTCAACCTTTCGGAAACGGAAGACCTGGTGACCTTCATGTGGTGCAACGAGTGTTTCGACCCGGCACGTCCGGACACTTATTCTGAAAAAGTCTGA
- a CDS encoding glycosyltransferase: MKRILFYSSVNSLELFKTQKFYQIDISILKDLGYDVLLSNRIFDSLLFWKYDILFSYFYRYSFFAALLAKCFGKKTYFTGGIDSLDSDYASAFNYKIQALFFKLCYWVADSCIIVSQSDLKNIFKVSSLKKKLSYSEHVINTKLFIADVPKEKIFTSIVWMGDEGNVVRKGVDKALQIFAELKKIPEFVDYRFVIIGRKGEGEVLVRSIIDKYNLKGSVELKGEVSEEDKINLLKQSKYYFQLSLYEGFGLAALEALCANNIIIHSGKGGLANPIYKEQLLFDIDNDFDSELLKLVNKLACFTPITSYDNLLEYYDIQRRKDDFEAIIVNGKSNYKLK; the protein is encoded by the coding sequence GTGAAAAGAATTTTATTTTATTCGAGTGTGAATTCACTTGAGTTATTTAAGACTCAGAAATTCTATCAGATAGATATATCAATATTGAAAGATTTAGGATATGACGTTTTACTATCTAATCGAATATTCGATAGCCTTTTATTTTGGAAATATGATATTCTGTTTTCTTATTTCTATCGATATTCATTTTTTGCTGCATTGTTAGCAAAATGTTTTGGTAAAAAAACATATTTTACAGGAGGTATTGACTCTTTGGATTCGGATTATGCATCTGCTTTTAATTATAAAATACAAGCATTGTTTTTTAAACTTTGTTATTGGGTGGCTGATTCTTGTATAATTGTGTCGCAATCAGATTTGAAAAACATCTTTAAGGTATCATCATTAAAGAAAAAATTGAGTTATAGCGAGCATGTTATTAACACAAAACTTTTTATTGCTGATGTTCCAAAAGAAAAGATATTTACTTCTATAGTTTGGATGGGAGATGAAGGTAATGTGGTAAGAAAGGGGGTGGATAAGGCTTTACAAATTTTTGCTGAATTGAAAAAAATACCGGAGTTTGTTGATTATCGATTTGTAATTATAGGCAGAAAAGGAGAAGGAGAAGTCTTGGTTCGGTCAATAATAGATAAATATAATTTGAAAGGCTCAGTTGAATTGAAAGGAGAAGTGTCTGAAGAGGATAAAATTAATCTTTTGAAACAATCTAAATATTATTTTCAACTTTCATTGTATGAGGGATTTGGTTTAGCTGCATTGGAGGCATTATGTGCTAATAATATCATAATTCATTCAGGAAAGGGTGGTTTGGCTAATCCTATTTATAAAGAACAGTTGTTGTTTGACATAGATAATGATTTCGATAGTGAATTGCTTAAATTGGTTAATAAATTAGCTTGTTTTACTCCAATAACTTCATATGATAATCTTCTAGAATATTATGATATTCAAAGGCGAAAAGATGATTTTGAAGCTATAATAGTTAATGGGAAAAGCAATTATAAATTAAAATAG
- the wecB gene encoding non-hydrolyzing UDP-N-acetylglucosamine 2-epimerase, whose protein sequence is MELKLDYSQVRFQENGRLKLLIIVGTRPEIIRLAAVINKCRSYFDCLLAHTGQNYDYNLNGVFFRDLKLKAPDVYMDAVGDDLGATMGNIINASYKLMVQVKPDAVLVLGDTNSCLSVIGAKRLHIPIFHMEAGNRCFDECLPEETNRRIVDVISDVNLCYSEHARRYLNASGVAKERTYVTGSPMAEVLHENLSEIESSDIHQRLHLQKGKYILLSAHREENIDTEKNFLSLFSAVNAMAEKYDMPILYSCHPRSRKRLESSGFALDSRVIQHEPLGFHDYNCLQMNAYAVVSDSGTLPEESSFFTSVGHPFPAVCIRTSTERPEALDKGIFVLAGIDGKSLLQAVDTAVEMNRNEDDGLPVPNYTDENVSAKVVKLIQSYTGVVNKMVWRK, encoded by the coding sequence ATGGAACTAAAATTGGATTATTCGCAAGTCAGGTTTCAGGAGAACGGCAGACTGAAACTTCTGATTATAGTGGGCACCCGTCCGGAAATCATCCGCTTGGCGGCTGTCATCAACAAATGCCGCAGTTATTTTGACTGTCTTCTGGCCCACACCGGCCAGAATTACGACTATAACCTGAACGGTGTCTTCTTCCGTGACCTGAAGCTGAAAGCCCCCGATGTGTATATGGATGCCGTCGGTGATGACCTCGGTGCCACGATGGGGAATATTATCAACGCCAGCTACAAGCTGATGGTGCAGGTGAAACCTGATGCTGTGCTGGTGTTGGGAGACACGAACTCCTGCCTGAGCGTGATAGGCGCGAAACGTCTGCATATCCCCATCTTCCATATGGAGGCAGGCAACCGCTGCTTTGACGAGTGCCTGCCTGAGGAGACCAACCGCCGTATTGTGGACGTCATTTCCGATGTGAACCTCTGCTATTCGGAGCATGCCCGCAGATACCTGAACGCTTCGGGCGTGGCGAAAGAACGTACATACGTAACCGGTTCGCCCATGGCGGAAGTCCTGCATGAGAATTTGTCCGAAATAGAGTCTAGCGATATTCATCAGAGGTTGCATCTCCAGAAAGGTAAATACATCCTGCTTTCCGCGCACCGGGAAGAGAACATTGACACGGAGAAGAACTTCCTGTCCCTTTTCAGCGCGGTTAACGCTATGGCCGAGAAATATGACATGCCCATACTTTACAGTTGTCATCCCCGTAGCAGGAAACGTCTGGAATCAAGCGGCTTTGCACTTGACAGTCGTGTGATTCAGCATGAACCTCTCGGTTTCCACGACTACAACTGCCTGCAGATGAACGCCTATGCCGTTGTGAGTGACAGCGGTACTCTGCCTGAGGAGAGCAGTTTCTTCACTTCTGTGGGGCATCCTTTCCCTGCTGTATGCATCCGTACCAGTACGGAGCGTCCCGAGGCTCTTGACAAGGGTATCTTTGTCCTTGCCGGCATTGATGGGAAATCCTTGCTTCAGGCTGTAGATACTGCCGTGGAGATGAATAGGAATGAGGACGATGGCCTGCCGGTGCCCAATTATACGGATGAGAATGTATCGGCCAAGGTTGTGAAGTTGATTCAGAGCTATACGGGGGTGGTGAACAAGATGGTTTGGAGAAAATAA